Genomic window (Rhododendron vialii isolate Sample 1 chromosome 4a, ASM3025357v1):
TTTTCATTTAGGTCGGGTAACTTTGGTCTATACTAGATTGTAGGGGCTGCTATTTCAGCTCTAAAAGTTTTTTAGAGCCGCCACTTTGTGCATCATGATCTCCGGTCCTCTTCCGCCCATATCCTTATTGAATTGAGATTACATAGATACTGTTATTGTTGTAACTCTGGCATATACTGGTGCTGATTTGCGATCAACTTTTTTGATGCATTCTCTCCCCTTTCCTGGTGTTCAAGTGTTGACTATGGTATCCAATTGAAGGCATGAACGTGCCATTAAGTTTCTTGGTTTCCATTGAGACTCCAAATTTTCTCTTCCTGCCCTCTGCTTTATGGCTACCATAGTTAAAGTTTAGATGCAGAAGAGGAATTACTTCTCTTGCAGCAAATGGGTGGTAACTGGTAActattttgatgttttttttccctttagatGCACATTTTCTGTTTGTGATTTATTCGACTGTATCATCGCTAACTATACCCACTGTTGTGCAATTTTGCAACTCGGGCGCTGACTTCATATTTTACCtggattgtgaattttctaAATCAATGTTTCCTTAGTTACTTGTTGCGGACTTGTGAGCTGATTTGTGTTTTCATGCATCGGCGGATTGTTTGAAATTATGGACTTCTCTTTCACATTAGTTTGTTACCTCCACTTATTGATTGTCCAGACTTCGGGGCTCCAAAATTGTTAGGTTCACACATGAATCATTTTCTAGTGCTGAGCTGGAATTTATCTGGGAAACCACAGTTTACCTCTTTAACTGTATATGCAGGTCCTGTTTACAATATCGCTTCACGATCCCTTCGTGATGTGAAAACTGAGGATTATAAAGAAGTGAAGATGAAAACTGACCATTATAAAGATGAAGTGCAGAAATTGCAAGCTAAGGTCGATAGACTAGAGAGAAAATTGAGTGGTGCTGAGAATGTCCATGACGATGTTAAATTCGAGAGAGAATCCAGTGTTGGTAAGAATTACCATGCCGATCTCAAATTTGAATCTCGAGTTGTGCCAGGCTTGAATTCAAATGCACACCTGGAACCAGACGATATGATCAGAAACTTTATGTTGAAGGAATTAATTAGTGGTAGATTTATGTTTGATAATCCGATGGTCCCTGGGGTGAAGAAATCAAGGAAAGACCCATAAATATTCGAAAGTGGTACTGAAGTATCAGGTGTGAGCAGCTGATAAAGTTGTGTGATGATGATTGATGGAAGTATTGTTTGGTTGTTGTTTGTGGTATGTGTGAGATTAATCGTGTTTCGGTCCAATTAATCTTGTAGGACATCGTGTATTGTGTTGTCATTCAACTACGGTTCCATCTTATCAAGTGGGAATGCAGTGCTATAGTTCCTATTCTCAGAAATAATTTGTGCTTTCAGTTTCCAATTACCTCTCGTCACAGGATCGGAAAATGTTTGGTGGTTGTATGGTTGCTGACAAGAAATTGAACTTTGTCAATGAGATGTGGTATTCTTGTGGATAGGGTGAGCATTGAAAGTTAAGTAAATACTATACTATATTTTTTTGCCTAGATTGTTATAGCGTGTTGTCTCAAATTCAACTCGGATTATGAGTACGAACTCTTTGTAACATATCAAGGTCCTCTCAAGTTTCAACACAGGAAGGGAGTTTCCATATCTCAGTATCTAAATCGAACCCCAAGAATCAGCCTTGAAAGAGTTTGATTCAGTTTAAGCAGAGAATTTCAAGCTACAGCTACTCTTTCATTTGGATGGATGAGAGATTTACAGTTGCTGCAGCTATGCTTCAATGTTCAAACACTTCGAACAGTTCCTGAGGAACTAAAAGGTGATAGCTATTATTCTATTAACATTAGCTAAAAACACCTCCCAACTTCTGAATAACCAGTTTTTTTCAGTTCATATAAGCCCATTATCGGGTCACGCAGAAGCTACAACGAACATTTGGGAGCAAACTCGCCAAAAGTAACAATTATAAGGACTCGCCTTTACACTTGTACTCCCTTTACTTGTACTCTCTAAACATGACCTAGTCCACAAGCAGTTTACTTGTTGGGTGTTGCAATACCATCTGACATCCACTTTTAGTGTACCGTTTGCTAAACTGAATACTCTAACGCCAAGTCTTAAGCAACTGCAACCAGGGATGGATGGAGAGGCGGATGAGCAAGAGCAATTGCCTGCTTCAAGTTTAAAAACAAAAGCCTATTCAAGGATTTGGTCAGAATATTGAGAATTATGTGGGTTTGCCTCCCAAGTTTAATACATTCGTAGCACATTATCCAATCGTCGGTGCAAGTTGCCCACTTAATAGTATAGAATCTTGCGTCCATCATTACTGCAAGAGCCTTttgattttccattttccacctttctttcaaaaatcattctcACCCAGTGACTTGaaattttttacaaattaaacAAACACAACTTTGTGTTGTGACCATATATGAAAAAGTATCAGATAATCATACAGAGGATCAGTACAGGAGTACCATCAAAATGTTTGAAACTGTTCTTGCCAGAGAATGGAGTGTCTTTAATGCTCTTCTCTTGGCCAGAAACTCCTCAATTTCTCTTGTACTGCTTTGGGCACATTCTGCAGAAACTGAGAGTGCAAAGGACACACAAGCCACAATAGCTGCAAGAAGACGGCTCAAGAGAACATGGCTGCTAGGTAAAAGTGAGAAGAAAGAACGAATATAAGGAGAATGACAACAGGATCACTCAAATTGTTACTATAAACCACAGTCTAAAAGTGTGTATTGAGTTTTTTAACCATTGCAGTAAACTTTAAGGTAGTGTTTAGTTCCAGAGAAGCCTGGAACTACTTTAAGAAGGAATGGAAGAGTCACCTACATTGGTGTATCACGAATCAACTTGTCTAGCACATTCTGTCGttttttaacaaaccaaacTACAGAAATAGATTTCAAGGGAATGATCATTCCATTCCAGGCTTAATTCAAAATGAACCAAATGCTGATGAAAGAAAAAGCTTGGAAGGGGTTGTCGAAACAAGAAAACAGGAAACATTATTGGGTAATGATTCTTGTAGAAGGAAGATTTTTACATTGCCTATGCAAATCTCTGGAAAGATTGTCTGACTAAAAATAAAAGCGAACAAAGGGCTGAAGGAAATTTTTCTGGCTGGGAGAGTTCCACTCCAGAGATTCCCACCATTGTTTGTCATCGATCACAATTTCTTCAAGTGGACAGGTAGGGGATTGTTGTTCATCGCAAGGGTGCAGGGAGAGAGGGACTCTCTTTAACTTTGGACATCTAATAACTTCAATACTCTGAATCGAATCACAAGCCATCTCCCCTTTACATATGCTTCTTAACTCTGGCAGCTTCTGCATTGACAAACGCTTCAACCTGGGAAATGAAATAACAGTACCATCAAAACCATGGGAATTAGAAGAAGACagattgctgctgctgctacatTCATACATTGCTGCCTTTTcattcccttcttcttcttcgtctagTGATATGATCTCCTCCATCAGCTTACATTCCCATACATAAAGAAGTTCCAGGTTGAGGAGATGCTGCAGCAAGCGAGGCGTGAACAACTTCTTGATATTTGGACAGCCAATGATATCGAATTGTTTCAGATTTGAAAAGGTTCCATTCAGGGGCACTGCATCACCTCCTCTAAGTCCCCACTTAAAGAGAGCGCTTAGATTCTGCAACCCATGAAGATCCAATTTTTCAAGGCTTTGAAAAGGAGCATTGGAGGAGGAACATGACGATGGAGATGAAAGGATGCACTCTATCCCATCACAGTGAACAACTGCACATGCCTTCAACTCTCTAGCTTGATTCAATGAGGAAACAACATCCATTAAGCCGCCAACCGCAGTCTGGCATTCAATTATCTCAAGGTACTGAATATCATGAGGCAGAAAAAGGGgaactcctcctcctcctctttcgcCTGTTAAACAACAGTTGACCAATCTCACTTCCTTGTCATATTTATCATTGTTTTCGATATACGCACTGCTGTTATGACAGTCATCTGGACTTACTTGAAGACTATAGGAGCTCAACCTCCTGTAATGCTGAGATTGGACATACCAGTTAAAACCATCAAGATCGTACAACTGGCCTTCGAATTCTTCCAGGTTCCTCAAGCTCATCAGCTCTTCTGCTTGTACACTTACATGCTCGGACGAATAGTCAAGTACGAGTTGTTGGAGACTTGTTAATCTGGAAAGTATACCCGTTGGTATTGTCTCCAGATTCCATGTGTGATGCATATTCAGCCGTTTGAGGTTTACCAGATTTTCCAAACCTTGAGGTACTCTCTTGATCTTAGTATAACTAAGGTCCAATACTCGCATTCCCTTGAGCTTTGCCAATGAAGGCACATAAATGAGTTGCTCACAGTGACCGAGAAATAACACAGTGAGACATTCCATGTCGGATATAGAAGTTGGCAAAGACTGAATCTCGGTATGAGATAGATCAAGAAGAGATAGGGATTGAAGGTGCAGAAGGAATCTGTATGGAAGTCTCTCCAGGGGGTTCTCCCGCAATATCAAGGTTGAAAGGTTAGGACACATTGGTGATGTGGCTGATGGAATTGTTGATATCTCATTCTTCATCAAGGACACCTTCTCCAGATCTGCTGTCCATTCTTCCTCATCTGGTAATTCTCTCAGTTGCATACCCGCTTTTACCATGTAACGAGGACTAGCTCCGGTAATCTTCAGTGCCATTTCTCTTATCAAATCATGCATCCTCAGGCACCTATCATGTCGAATCCCTTTTACACTTTCCAACAAGCAGACATTTTCTAGCTTATTCAGTATACTGTGGCCCAAATCAAACTCTGCTTGCCTACTTTTCCTTCCATCCATCAGTCCCTCGGCAATGAAGTATTCTATCAGTTCCTTTCTTTCTATGTAAGAGTCTTCAGGATAGAGCACACAGTATAAGAAGCAGAGCTGCAACTTCAAATCTCTCAGGCGATTGTAGCTGAACTTCAAAATAGGGAATACGTCACTTTCCATGTCTCCTTGCCTTGTAGATTCTTTCAATTCCTCCAGGACGTTCCTCCATTCCCTGATGTCATCAACGCCTCTCATGTTTCCACCCATTGTAATAATCCCAAGTGGCAAACCAGCACATTTATCAACAATAGCCTCTGAAATCTCGTTTATCTCCGGCTTAAGTGCTTTGTTGTGCCCAAGTATCTCTGTGAATAGCATCTGAGCTTCTTCCTTTGGAAGAGGCTCCACTTTTATAATTGCTTGGCAACCCATCCTGTGACAAACATCCAGGGACCGAGACGTGATAATTAACTTACACCCATTCACTCCGATAGGAATTCCAACCTTCTCCAAAGGAAAATGATCCCACATATCATCCAAAATGAGTACactgttctttcttttcatcAACCCTTTGAACAGTAGTGCAGCCGTTCTCTTTTCATCTCCCTCATCAGAAAAATCAAGCCCCATTGCTTTGGCAATATCATTCTGCAATCGCTGAATACTAAACTCTTGCGAAACAGTGACCCAAGAAACATAGTCGAAAGGTTCTATATACTCTAGAATCCGGTTATAAATATGCATAGTTATGGTTGTTTTGCCTACTCCCCCCATTCCGTAAATGCCAATGCTTAAGACCTCATCATTCATTAAGCACACCCaaactttttccaaatttctTTGAGATGTCTTACCTACCAACCTTGTTGTTGGTAATAAATCTACCCTGGTCTCACATGCATCAATCGTAATCCCTTCAGGAAATCTACCTTGCTGAACAAGATCGTCCACTTCTTCAATCATAGTTTTTACTCGTTTTCCGTACTTCACATGTGAGTAAAATCTCCTTTCTCCTAGTCCTTGTTCTATGGTCTGAACTTCTCTTTTCTTCTGTTCCACATTTTTCAACCaattttcaacttctctctttcGCTTCTTCCCTTTAATTAGCAGCTCTGCATTTTTCAATTCTGAATTTATGTCAGTTTCTTGGCAACTCAGTTCTTCCAATTTTCTCTTGAGAGTCTGCATGTTTTCATCAAGCTTAAAGATACTGCTTAGCTGTTCCAAGACGAGGCGGCATGTTTCTTCGGCCATATGACTGTCTGGTACAAAAAGGAGAACGTGATATATGAGGGGATTTCCACAAACTTTTACATGTTACAGTCCCGAAGTGGTGCGTTCAGAAGAAACAAGATTATGCCATTGAGCCATTGACAAGGTGGCTACACGAAAAttatttcatcaccaattattTTTGGGCACTCAAACCAAATCCATTCTTACCCCAAGCTTTTACCAATCATGCCCGTTTTATGCGCAGACAAGATGGAAGATTTGATTCATGGAAGcggaaataaataagtactcAGGTGTAGACAAAAAAGTATATTTAGCTGAGAATCATGGAGGAGAAACTATCGAAGTTGTATTCACGACAAAGATGGTTCAATTACGGCAAAGATGGATTTGTAGTTTGAACTAAAAACCGGGATCTTGCTGTAGGTACCTGGTTCCATGACTTCTCTCAGAAAGTcgacacacacatacaatctgtgcacagattgtgcacagatttcattatGGAGCCCACCACGGATCTcatacaaatcatccgagccgttcattaaatgtaaaatattttttcaagggtccccgtaaaaaataatctcaatccgatacttataagtgctcgattcaatcatacaacttttcattatccgaaaatctgaaagaaaagttagatggttggatgaagcacttataggtattggattgagcttattttttacggagacctttgaaaaaatgttttacatttaatgaacggctcggatgatttatGTGGAATCCGTGAtggaccccacaacaaaatctgtgcacaatctgtgcacaaattgctgTGTGTAGCATCTCACCTAAAAGATTAGTAGGCCCGTTGTAAGGTGCAACCAACACGAATTTCATTGAGAAAACGAAAAGAAACTTTGTTTTTCATCGAAGACCCAACTTGTAATACCCGCTCCAGATATTTcagtatttcaattacttttaattgaactatgtgttttaggggtttaaatcgtaaacaatagaacttgcgagggtcctgtgtgtgatttgtgattggagcATAAGTTAGGACGTGGTTCCCCTTGCATGTGATAAATTCCCTTGTGCCTATGGCAAAATATCCTGGAgatatttatctttctccatacGTATCTTGTTTGTTTCTACgtagggagagagggagaggcggcaaaagagaaggggagagagagagagagacggtagaagagaaggaagaggaggCCAGAGACTCCAGTCTGTTCTTTATGAAATTATTTAAGGTACTTAGAaagcttttaaatttttgatatttttattgaaagttcattagtgtgtctattgtatcgtgttaaattttcattCTGAGAAttgtagaaaaagataaaaatcataaatatAACTGTGGTCAGGATCCTTTTTTTAATAGACAGTTTACAGAACTgagtcttttatcaattttttttatagttaaaagATCCTCCTGATTATGGGTTCTTAGAGCAACTTTATTAGCAtagcaaaacaacaaaacaagctACTTTACCTAGGGAAAGGGGCAAAACCATCTTGTAGCAGATGAGGCAAAAGGAAGTGTAAAATACATCCATAAACAAACAGTTGTTAGTCATCTTTACCGTTTTACTATTCACCCGGtaacatttttttattctttttcctccctctctccaacAGTACATAGTTATCCGTGAacaataataatattttattaaaaaatagtttaaataaatagtgttggtgtagtattaaaagaaaaatggataga
Coding sequences:
- the LOC131323315 gene encoding uncharacterized protein LOC131323315 isoform X2; translated protein: MLRQCVVYFLLFRERSPVENPKRRGRGRGRERDMGIRDFIGSTTDKLSSPVTSACRSSYNISRSAVTTVNSVVVENVVPTVNHYVSDEEGRAEIGRFATSFVKNTAVYGAQECLKWAAGPVYNIASRSLRDVKTEDYKEVKMKTDHYKDEVQKLQAKVDRLERKLSGAENVHDDVKFERESSVGKNYHADLKFESRVVPGLNSNAHLEPDDMIRNFMLKELISGRFMFDNPMVPGVKKSRKDP
- the LOC131323317 gene encoding probable disease resistance protein At4g27220, whose product is MAEETCRLVLEQLSSIFKLDENMQTLKRKLEELSCQETDINSELKNAELLIKGKKRKREVENWLKNVEQKKREVQTIEQGLGERRFYSHVKYGKRVKTMIEEVDDLVQQGRFPEGITIDACETRVDLLPTTRLVGKTSQRNLEKVWVCLMNDEVLSIGIYGMGGVGKTTITMHIYNRILEYIEPFDYVSWVTVSQEFSIQRLQNDIAKAMGLDFSDEGDEKRTAALLFKGLMKRKNSVLILDDMWDHFPLEKVGIPIGVNGCKLIITSRSLDVCHRMGCQAIIKVEPLPKEEAQMLFTEILGHNKALKPEINEISEAIVDKCAGLPLGIITMGGNMRGVDDIREWRNVLEELKESTRQGDMESDVFPILKFSYNRLRDLKLQLCFLYCVLYPEDSYIERKELIEYFIAEGLMDGRKSRQAEFDLGHSILNKLENVCLLESVKGIRHDRCLRMHDLIREMALKITGASPRYMVKAGMQLRELPDEEEWTADLEKVSLMKNEISTIPSATSPMCPNLSTLILRENPLERLPYRFLLHLQSLSLLDLSHTEIQSLPTSISDMECLTVLFLGHCEQLIYVPSLAKLKGMRVLDLSYTKIKRVPQGLENLVNLKRLNMHHTWNLETIPTGILSRLTSLQQLVLDYSSEHVSVQAEELMSLRNLEEFEGQLYDLDGFNWYVQSQHYRRLSSYSLQVSPDDCHNSSAYIENNDKYDKEVRLVNCCLTGERGGGGVPLFLPHDIQYLEIIECQTAVGGLMDVVSSLNQARELKACAVVHCDGIECILSSPSSCSSSNAPFQSLEKLDLHGLQNLSALFKWGLRGGDAVPLNGTFSNLKQFDIIGCPNIKKLFTPRLLQHLLNLELLYVWECKLMEEIISLDEEEEGNEKAAMYECSSSSNLSSSNSHGFDGTVISFPRLKRLSMQKLPELRSICKGEMACDSIQSIEVIRCPKLKRVPLSLHPCDEQQSPTCPLEEIVIDDKQWWESLEWNSPSQKNFLQPFVRFYF